In the genome of Terriglobales bacterium, the window CGCCGATCCTGTCGCCGCGGCCGCCGAAGCCCTGCGCTGCGGCAAGATCGTGGCGGTCAAGGGCGTCGGCGGCTTTCATCTTGCCGTCGACGCCACCAATGCAGAGGCGGTCGACCGCCTGCGGGAGCGCAAGCAGCGCGTCGACAAACCCTTCGCCGTGATGATCGCCGATCTCGCCGCGGCCCGCGCGTTCTGCGAAGTGGACGAGCCGGCTGCTGCCCTGCTCCAGCAGCCGCAACGCCCCATCGTGCTTTTGCCGCGCCGGCCCGGGACGGCGATCGCCGACGCGGTGGCTCCTTTCCAGCGGACGCTCGGGCTGTTCCTGCCCTACACCCCGTTGCACCACCTGCTGCTCAAGGACTCGCGCCTGCCCGCGCTCGTGATGACCAGCGGCAACCGGAGCGAGGAGCCCATCGCGATCGACAACCGCGAGGCGCGCGCGCGCCTGCGCACGCTGGCGGACCTCTTTCTCGTGCACGACCGCGAGATCCTGCTGCGCTGCGACGACTCGGTGGTGCGGCCGGCCGCGGGTCGCGCGCGGGTCATCCGCCGCGCGCGTGGTCACGTCCCCGTGCCCATTTTCCTGCACCGCACGGTTCCGGCCATCCTCGCGGTCGGCGGCGAGATGAAGAACACCATCTGCCTCGCCCAGGGAAAACACGCGTTCCTCAGCCAGCACGTCGGCGAGCTCGAGAATGCCGAGGCGCAGCGCTTCTTCGAGGAAGCGGTAGCCCATCTCCAGCATATCGCGCAGATCACGCCGGTCGTCGTCGCGCACGACATGCATCCCGACTACTTCACGACCCGCTGGGCGGAGCGCCGGCACGGCGTTCGCCGGGTCGCGGTGCAGCATCATCACGCGCATCTCGCCAGCTGCATGGCGGAGAACCACCTCGCCGGCGAGACCATCGGGATCATCCTCGACGGCACCGGGTACGGTACGGACGGCCGCATCTGGGGAGGCGAGGTGCTGGTCGGCGGCTACGCCGGGTTCCGCCGCGCCGCGCACCTGAAGTACGTCGCGATGCCGGGAGGCGAGGCGGCCGTGCGCGAGCCGTGGCGAATGGCGGTCGCGCACCTCGCTGCGGCGATGGAGATCGAGCAGCTCGAACCTGTGCTGCTGCGGCTCGCGCCGGAGCCGAGCTGGCGGACGCTGCTGCGGATGATCGAGCGCCGCCTGAACTCGCCGCTCACCTCGAGCTGCGGCCGCTTGTTCGACGCCGTCGCCGCGCTGCTCGGCGTGCGCAGTCGCGTCAACTACGAAGCCCAGGCCGCCATCGAGCTCGAGGCTCG includes:
- the hypF gene encoding carbamoyltransferase HypF, with product MEIRKAIGVAGIVQGVGFRPYVYRLAAWRQLRGFVTNTAAGVSIEVQGPAADVEDFVRRLPVEAPALARVTGVTVTELPCTPEADFRIVASRHGDAVQTLIPPDVATCPACLRELLDPADRRYRYPFINCTDCGPRFTITRCLPYDRPYTSMAPFEMCPACQNEYDDPADRRFHAQPNGCWECGPRLQLWERDEVRLSVADPVAAAAEALRCGKIVAVKGVGGFHLAVDATNAEAVDRLRERKQRVDKPFAVMIADLAAARAFCEVDEPAAALLQQPQRPIVLLPRRPGTAIADAVAPFQRTLGLFLPYTPLHHLLLKDSRLPALVMTSGNRSEEPIAIDNREARARLRTLADLFLVHDREILLRCDDSVVRPAAGRARVIRRARGHVPVPIFLHRTVPAILAVGGEMKNTICLAQGKHAFLSQHVGELENAEAQRFFEEAVAHLQHIAQITPVVVAHDMHPDYFTTRWAERRHGVRRVAVQHHHAHLASCMAENHLAGETIGIILDGTGYGTDGRIWGGEVLVGGYAGFRRAAHLKYVAMPGGEAAVREPWRMAVAHLAAAMEIEQLEPVLLRLAPEPSWRTLLRMIERRLNSPLTSSCGRLFDAVAALLGVRSRVNYEAQAAIELEARMGAGNDARGSYPFAITEEAGVRIIDPSPMFQELLRDLARGESKSVMSRRFHRGLVDAFSAVACALAGETGLDRVCLSGGSFQNVFLLEQLTAALEHAGLRVYSQAEVPTGDGGISLGQAMVAAHVDL